CCAGTCCGGCTGAAAAATGTCCCATCGATTCTTGTATTTTGTTCCGTAATTGCGCAGAATTCGAATTTTTCTGTCGGAATAAAAACGGGAAATATGAAATGTGTAAAAGGTTCGCTTGTTCAAAACGTGGGTCATTGTTAGCGTCTCTTTATCACTATTGAAGATCTGCACATTCTGACCCTTCATATCGAAAAAATACCGGTACGAACTCAGGCTGTAATTGGCTGCCTGCCGGTACCGGCGGTCTTTTAAGATCGAAAAAACGATTTTAATGGATTTGGATGGATGCGTCACAATTTTCCCGAACAAATTGAAACTGTTGTCCCAACCAAAACCTGTCCACCCCCTGTACTGGTCCAGTGGGTTGATTCGTCGGCCGTCCGGGCCTTTCACCTTTCTCCAATTGGATGAAAAACCCTGCTGAATCGAATCCAGAGAGCCGGTGGCCAAATACCCGCGGATAATTTCATCCGTTGCCGGAAGCCGGATTTCGGTGCTGTCGTTCAATCGGAGGTTTCGATAATCGTCCCAGACGATCTCATCAAAAGGATAGGCCGTTCCCGCACTCTTTTTTAATTCCCCCGAAAAAAAGAAAGAGGCTCTTGGCAAAAAGGGAATCCGTGCTCCCAGCGTAGCCTGAAGATCCTGCCAATTCTTCACCTGGCTTTGCCCCCAAGATAACTGGGACAACCCCAAGGGCTTGCTGCTTTGATAATTAAGGGATCCCGTGGGCTTTTCTCCCGCCTCTTTTGTGGTAAGATTAATCATCCCGGAGAGGGCGTTTCCATATTTGGCGCTAAACCCGCCGGAAACAATGGAAAGCTGCTGAATGGCAGAGTTGTTAATGTGTGTCCCAAATCCCCCGAAGACCGGATTGGAGACCTTCACACCGTCAATGTACAACCCCACCTCATTGTTGCGCCCCCCGCGTAAACGAAAATCTTCAATTCCCTGGGCATTGTAGCCGGCTTTTGCAATGGGGGTGCCCGTTAAAATGGACACACCGGGCTGCGTCCCCAGAATATCCTGAATATTATTTACCGGAAGCGAGCGAATTTGAGAGGCCGTCATGGTGACCACTTTTGACGTCACATCCTTCTGAATCAGGGGCCGTTCTGCTGTGACCACAACGGACTGACCCAGGGCAATGGCAGCGGGATGCAGTGTCACCGAAAGTGTCGTGGTTTGGTCGGCAATAACCTGTACATTTTTGACACGAACGGTTTGGTACCCCATAAACTGAATCTTTAAGGTGTACACCCCCGGACGAACGTGCAAAATCAAGAATTTTCCGTTTAGATCTGTACTGGCACCCGTAAACGTTTTTTCAAGTGTGACATTGGCTCCCGGAAGAGGGGTTCCCTTTTCGTCAAGAACCGTACCCTTAATGCGTCCGCTGACCTGGGAATAAAGATTGGGAATCACCAGAAATAAAAACAGAAAAAGAAAGAGGATTTTTTTCATTATCACTCCGATTTCTGCACAACACTTTATTGGGGAAAAGAATGGATCCTCGCAAGAAAA
This genomic stretch from Calditrichota bacterium harbors:
- a CDS encoding TonB-dependent receptor, translating into MKKILFLFLFLFLVIPNLYSQVSGRIKGTVLDEKGTPLPGANVTLEKTFTGASTDLNGKFLILHVRPGVYTLKIQFMGYQTVRVKNVQVIADQTTTLSVTLHPAAIALGQSVVVTAERPLIQKDVTSKVVTMTASQIRSLPVNNIQDILGTQPGVSILTGTPIAKAGYNAQGIEDFRLRGGRNNEVGLYIDGVKVSNPVFGGFGTHINNSAIQQLSIVSGGFSAKYGNALSGMINLTTKEAGEKPTGSLNYQSSKPLGLSQLSWGQSQVKNWQDLQATLGARIPFLPRASFFFSGELKKSAGTAYPFDEIVWDDYRNLRLNDSTEIRLPATDEIIRGYLATGSLDSIQQGFSSNWRKVKGPDGRRINPLDQYRGWTGFGWDNSFNLFGKIVTHPSKSIKIVFSILKDRRYRQAANYSLSSYRYFFDMKGQNVQIFNSDKETLTMTHVLNKRTFYTFHISRFYSDRKIRILRNYGTKYKNRWDIFQPDWNNIKQPAEYVPYAGPEAVREPFETTFYLKADNRWYSGDHSVNYEARGDLTREFGKSHQIETGGQINLIDLSEESYQNISSIDPFPTIYTHQPIEGAAYTQLKLDFNSFILNAGLRLDYFNARSEFWKDPLNPLAPVQSGTSDSLIYNEIVKTRPHVRISPRVGLAYPLTDKSVLFFNFGHFYQSPNYRDLYRASGKNREMSLKLGNLIGNPNLEPELSVQYEIGWQQEILNVYALKVNLWAKETTNQVSSVRVPAYSDPAHINPFTYAVFLNQNFGSAYGLDLELKKRISHHFGGTVTYSYSRAKVLDPTSWDGYWSGSTERTRPKREKTAPWDQPHVIRAYLNFYTMKQEGPSVFGRHPFENLRVSIMYYGESGFPYTPVIRG